One genomic region from Anthonomus grandis grandis chromosome 1, icAntGran1.3, whole genome shotgun sequence encodes:
- the LOC126744921 gene encoding uncharacterized protein LOC126744921: protein MDERRALACAVAMSAAVVTMCLVLKRKKEKNRRFWERPWVARRNLRGIHHNLLRELLSEDSRSYENYLRMDHETFTFIASKIAPIISRQNTHLRNPISVEERLMVTLRFLATGESYSSLQYSSRIPQCTLSGIIPETSKAIYQALKNEYLKTPTTREEWENIAKEFENKWNVVNTIGAMDGKHIRINCPEIGGSHFFNYKSYHSIILFALTDADYKFVYVDVGTNGRIGDSGVFAKSQLRRCLLDRTILNIPDGKKLPNTNITMPYVVLADDAFPLSYNVMKPYSLKNITKEEKIFNYRLSRGRRMVESSFGILASRFRVFLTAINLAPEKVTCITLAACTLHNLLTERRKHLYTRHDVFTRTENGFQYQDVHIDEDLQEMQVLTRQVHIGGNRHGREIRDAFKSYYNGSGKVPWQENYI, encoded by the exons atggatgAAAGACGTGCATTAGCTTGCGCTGTTGCTATGAGTGCTGCTGTTGTTACAATGTGTTTagtgttaaaaagaaaaaaagaaaaaaaccgtCGATTTTGGGAAAGACCCTGGGTAGCGAGGCGTAATTTAAGAGGAATCCATCATAATCTGCTAAGAGAGTTACTATCTGAAGATAGTAGGAGTTATGAAAACTATTTAAGAATGGATCACGAAACATTTACGTTTATTGCTTCAAAAATAGCACCAATTATATCCCGACAAAATACACACTTAAGGAATCCTATCAGCGTTGAGGAACGCCTTATGGTGACCCTTCGATTTCTGGCAACTGGAGAGAGTTATTCCAGTCTTCAATACAGCAGTCGTATACCTCAATGTACCCTATCAGGCATAATCCCGGAAACGTCCAAGGCCATATATCAGGCattgaaaaatgaatatctgAAG aCACCAACAACTAGAGAGGAATGGGAAAATATTGCCAAGGAGTTTGAAAACAAATGGAATGTGGTCAATACAATTGGAGCAATGGATGGAAAACACATTCGAATTAATTGTCCGGAAATAGGCGGCTCTCATTTCTTTAACTATAAGTCTTATCATAGTATCATATTATTTGCTCTCACTGACGCCGACTATAAATTTGTGTATGTAGATGTTGGAACGAATGGCAGAATCGGTGACAGTGGGGTGTTCGCTAAAAGCCAACTAAGAAGATGCTTACTAGACAGAACAATATTAAACATTCCCGACGGCAAAAAACTTCCGAACACAAATATTACCATGCCCTATGTTGTTCTAGCTGATGACGCGTTTCCTCTGAGCTACAATGTTATGAAAccgtattctttaaaaaatataactaaggaagaaaaaatatttaattacagactATCTCGTGGAAGACGAATGGTCGAAAGTAGCTTCGGAATATTAGCAAGCCGATTCAGAGTTTTTTTAACTGCAATTAATTTAGCACCTGAAAAAGTTACATGCATCACACTTGCTGCTTGCACATTACATAATCTGTTAACTGAAAGACGAAAACATCTATATACACGCCATGACGTTTTTACTCGAACTGAAAATGGTTTTCAATACCAAGACGTTCATATCGATGAAGATCTTCAGGAAATGCAAGTTCTTACAAGACAGGTTCATATTGGAGGGAACCGCCATGGTCGAGAAATAAGAGATGcatttaaatcatattataaCGGTTCTGGAAAAGTTCCATggcaagaaaattatatataa